Within Deltaproteobacteria bacterium, the genomic segment TCGTAGACGTTCTCCAGGATGTCCTTGAGACAGATACGCTGGGGATGGCGGACAATACGGACCTTGTTCATGGGCTTCAGATCGCGTTCCAGCTTGCGTTCCAGGAAGCTGAACAGCTCCTCCAGGGTCTTGAGCTGGCGCACGGCCTCCTGCTTGGGCAGACCGGGCTCGCGGGCCACGTATTCCCCGAGCTTGGCCTCGAGCATGGCCACGTTGCTATTGTCATCGGGACCGAAGATGTCCTGGATGTACTTCAGGCGATCCCGAAGTTCTTGGATGCGTTTTTCGATATCCATATCAGTGCGAAAATGCCTCGCGGGCTTGATGTTATGCCGGATTCCCGACGTCGCTTGAGCGCTTAACCAATATTTTCGAGCCAGTCATGGCCGGCCGTGGACCAGGATGTCCCTAGAAAACCAGGATGTCCTCGGTCTTGCGTTTCAGGAATTCGATATTGGACTTGAGGGCCTCGCCAGCGGCGTTCTCGCCGACCAGGATCAGGGAATTCAAAAATTCCACGCCCCGTGCCTTGGCCTCGGCCAAATCCTTGCCCCAGATGATGGCCAGGGCCAGATTGGGGTCGAAGTCCGTGGGGATTTCGTAGGCGCGGTCCGTGGGGACCTGGGTATGGAGCTTGAGCCACGGGTGCTCCGGCCATCCGTAGCGCGTGATACGGCCGACCCAGGGCGCGAACTTGTTGTCCGGATCCTCGGCGATGATGCGGTATTCGATGCCCACCCCGTCCAGGCTGATATCTTTTTGCGTGTAGCCCAGGGGCGCGCCCAGGCCCACCCGGATCTGCTCGGCGATGAGGTCCACGTCGCCCTTGCCCTTGATGGTGGCAATGCGCGCCGACACCCCGTTTTCGACCTGGATACGGGTGTTGACCTCCATCAAAAAGGGCTGTCCCGTGGGACTGACGATCCATTCCCAGGTGCCGATATTGTCGTAGCCGGCCTCGCGGGCAATGCGCAGGGAGTATTCGGTGATATCCTCCAACACCTTCCTGGCGTCGAAGGCGTAACGCAGGGAGGACGGATCGAAGCCCGGCGCGACCTCGATGCGCTTCTGCCGGCCGATGGACTGGACCGAGCAATTGCGGGTGCCGAAATGAACCGGATGCTGGCCGGAACGGTCGGCCAGCACCTGGACTTCGAGATGGTTGAAGTCGAAAATGCGCTGCTCGATGAGCACGCCCTCGTCCCGGAACTGGCGCTTGGAGTAATTCTTGATGCGGCGCAGGGTGCTGCGGAACTTGTCCAGATCGTGGACTTCCTCGATGCCCATGCCGCCGCCGCCGGCCGAGGCCTTGACCAGAATGACCGGATTATTGATGCCCTGTTCCTTCTGGAATTCAAACAGGGACTTGGCGATGGCCTCGGCTTCCAGGTCGTCGGTCACGGGTTTGTCCGAGCCGGGCACAGTGGGCACGCCGAGCTTGCGGGCCAGGCGCTTGGTGTTGATCTTGTCGCCGAGTTCGCGAATGACCTGCCAGGACGGGCCGATGAAAATCAGCTTGCGTTCGCGCTGGGCCACCCGCCGGGCAAAACGATAGTCCTCGGAAAAAAAGCCGTAACCGGGATGGATGGCCGTGGCTCCGGACTCGTCGGCCACGGC encodes:
- a CDS encoding acetyl-CoA carboxylase biotin carboxylase subunit, whose amino-acid sequence is MNKPSEQKKHKVLIANRGEIAIRIMQACRKLGLAFVALFTEPDKDSDHCALARKLGGEESLYRVSSYLDANELFAVADESGATAIHPGYGFFSEDYRFARRVAQRERKLIFIGPSWQVIRELGDKINTKRLARKLGVPTVPGSDKPVTDDLEAEAIAKSLFEFQKEQGINNPVILVKASAGGGGMGIEEVHDLDKFRSTLRRIKNYSKRQFRDEGVLIEQRIFDFNHLEVQVLADRSGQHPVHFGTRNCSVQSIGRQKRIEVAPGFDPSSLRYAFDARKVLEDITEYSLRIAREAGYDNIGTWEWIVSPTGQPFLMEVNTRIQVENGVSARIATIKGKGDVDLIAEQIRVGLGAPLGYTQKDISLDGVGIEYRIIAEDPDNKFAPWVGRITRYGWPEHPWLKLHTQVPTDRAYEIPTDFDPNLALAIIWGKDLAEAKARGVEFLNSLILVGENAAGEALKSNIEFLKRKTEDILVF